In one Leptogranulimonas caecicola genomic region, the following are encoded:
- a CDS encoding ABC transporter ATP-binding protein, whose translation MTAQNQPMLQLKNVSKTFNRHTVTEKRALHKCNLTVDRGDFITIIGGNGAGKSTLLNIIAGMFLPDGGTITLDGQDVTLLSEPQRAKYLGRVFQDPMRGTAADMQIAENLAMAYRRGKRRTLAWGVTKTERALFQERLAGLGLGLENRLSDKAGLLSGGQRQALTLLMATLQKPDLLLLDEPTAALDPSTATKVLGLIRTIVDSEQLTTFMVTHNMADALSMGNRLIMMWEGKIIYDVRGAEKDALTVEDLLKKFEEESGSALDNDRMLLG comes from the coding sequence ATGACCGCTCAAAACCAACCCATGCTTCAGCTCAAGAACGTCTCCAAGACCTTTAACCGCCATACGGTGACCGAGAAACGCGCCCTCCACAAATGCAACCTCACCGTGGATCGTGGCGACTTCATCACAATCATCGGCGGCAACGGCGCCGGCAAGTCCACACTCCTCAATATCATCGCCGGCATGTTCTTGCCTGACGGCGGCACCATCACCCTGGATGGCCAAGACGTCACCTTGCTCTCAGAGCCCCAACGAGCCAAGTACCTGGGCCGCGTCTTCCAAGACCCCATGCGCGGCACCGCGGCCGACATGCAGATCGCCGAGAACCTGGCTATGGCCTATCGCCGCGGCAAGCGCCGCACCCTGGCCTGGGGCGTCACCAAAACCGAGCGCGCCCTCTTCCAGGAGCGCCTCGCCGGTTTAGGCTTGGGACTAGAGAACCGTCTCAGCGACAAGGCCGGACTCTTGTCGGGAGGTCAACGCCAGGCGTTGACCCTGCTCATGGCAACCCTCCAAAAGCCCGATCTGCTGCTCTTGGACGAGCCCACCGCCGCTTTGGACCCCTCCACCGCCACCAAGGTGTTAGGGCTTATCCGCACCATCGTGGACTCCGAGCAGCTCACCACCTTCATGGTGACCCACAACATGGCCGACGCCCTCTCCATGGGCAACCGTCTCATCATGATGTGGGAAGGCAAGATCATCTACGACGTCAGAGGTGCCGAGAAGGACGCCCTCACTGTGGAGGACCTGCTCAAGAAGTTCGAAGAGGAGTCCGGCAGCGCCTTGGACAACGACCGCATGCTTCTGGGTTAG
- a CDS encoding zinc dependent phospholipase C family protein — MPALITHHLFGEKCVSELPDSIIEDQEQLLAFLLGNQGPDPFFFRFRGLPQDLSACHELAKRMHGERVALAFNSLRDSVGRLPLPDQKVGRAFALGMLGHYTLDRTTHPFIFAEQNEIIAQSHGELDGLDSQVHAIIEGRLDSWLLWRERHSTVLDCPPAYELCRTPRIDRVAGALFSQIAWQIYGISLPVEAYGACVNDMQTVYKLIEPAGSPKGEVLAVIEESLRGTTSQIQAMAHEVLQTDDCPLANPGHLPWKSPATGKESTASFLDLFNLAVTDYGVLAQAFVKGGDDMEAAIDRLNYSGETY; from the coding sequence ATGCCCGCTCTCATCACCCACCATTTGTTTGGGGAGAAATGCGTCTCTGAGCTCCCCGATTCCATTATCGAAGATCAAGAGCAGCTCCTGGCCTTTCTGCTGGGAAACCAGGGGCCCGACCCCTTCTTCTTCCGCTTTCGCGGCCTGCCTCAAGACCTCTCTGCCTGTCACGAGCTGGCCAAGCGCATGCATGGCGAGCGTGTGGCGCTGGCCTTCAACTCCCTGCGCGACTCTGTAGGCCGCCTGCCTTTGCCAGACCAAAAGGTAGGCCGCGCCTTTGCCCTAGGCATGCTGGGCCATTACACGCTCGACCGCACCACGCATCCCTTCATCTTTGCCGAGCAAAATGAGATCATAGCCCAATCCCATGGCGAGCTTGACGGCCTTGACAGCCAGGTCCACGCCATCATCGAGGGGCGCCTAGACTCCTGGCTCCTCTGGCGCGAACGCCACTCCACCGTGCTCGACTGCCCTCCCGCCTACGAGCTCTGCCGCACCCCGCGCATCGACCGCGTCGCCGGCGCTCTCTTCTCCCAGATCGCCTGGCAGATCTACGGCATCTCCCTGCCTGTTGAGGCTTACGGCGCCTGTGTCAACGACATGCAGACGGTCTACAAGCTCATCGAGCCCGCCGGCTCCCCCAAAGGCGAAGTCCTCGCCGTCATTGAGGAGTCTCTGCGTGGCACCACCTCGCAAATCCAGGCCATGGCCCACGAGGTGCTCCAGACAGACGACTGCCCCCTGGCCAACCCCGGCCACCTGCCTTGGAAGAGTCCCGCCACCGGCAAGGAATCCACCGCGAGCTTCCTGGACCTCTTCAACCTGGCCGTCACCGACTACGGCGTCCTCGCCCAGGCCTTCGTCAAGGGCGGCGACGACATGGAAGCCGCCATCGACCGCCTCAACTACAGCGGGGAGACCTACTGA
- a CDS encoding ABC transporter permease encodes MAAALFSAINQGVLWGVMVLGVYITYKLLNIADLSVDGTFALGGCVAATAMVTGGMDPWLAVLLAFLAGAVAGGCTGLMHALLNIPAILAGILTMIGLWSVNLRIMGKSNTPLLNTRTIYSDVADLTGLPRDVVVLLVAVAIAAALVGLLYWFFGTEIGSSLRATGDNPDMAKALGVDTRFTILLALMLSNGLVSMSGALVCQSQKYADVGMGTGAIVIGLAAIVIGEALGRLTPGKLRSFGSRLIAAVVGSAAYFLIRAIVLQFGLDANDMKLLTALIVVVALGVPYLAGRVKQRSSYQREGVDD; translated from the coding sequence ATGGCCGCCGCTCTTTTCAGCGCCATCAACCAGGGCGTCCTCTGGGGCGTAATGGTGTTGGGTGTCTATATCACCTATAAGTTGTTAAACATCGCCGACCTCTCTGTGGACGGCACCTTCGCCCTAGGCGGCTGCGTCGCGGCAACAGCCATGGTGACCGGCGGCATGGATCCCTGGCTGGCTGTGCTTTTGGCCTTTTTGGCAGGAGCCGTAGCCGGTGGCTGCACTGGCCTCATGCATGCGCTGCTCAACATCCCAGCTATCCTGGCGGGCATTCTCACCATGATTGGCCTGTGGTCTGTGAACCTGCGCATCATGGGCAAGTCCAACACTCCCCTGCTCAACACCCGCACAATCTATAGCGACGTGGCAGACCTCACCGGCCTTCCCCGCGACGTGGTGGTGCTTCTGGTGGCTGTGGCCATTGCTGCCGCCCTGGTAGGCCTTCTCTACTGGTTCTTTGGCACCGAGATTGGCAGCTCGCTGCGTGCGACCGGCGACAATCCCGACATGGCAAAAGCCCTCGGCGTGGACACTCGCTTCACCATCCTTTTGGCCCTCATGCTCTCCAACGGCCTGGTCTCCATGTCTGGCGCGCTGGTGTGCCAGAGCCAAAAGTACGCCGACGTAGGTATGGGCACCGGCGCCATCGTCATTGGCCTTGCCGCCATTGTCATAGGCGAAGCCCTGGGGCGTCTGACCCCTGGCAAGCTGCGCTCCTTTGGCAGCCGCCTCATCGCGGCCGTGGTGGGTTCTGCCGCCTACTTCCTCATTCGCGCCATCGTGCTCCAGTTTGGCCTGGACGCCAACGACATGAAGCTGCTCACCGCCCTCATCGTGGTCGTCGCCCTAGGCGTCCCCTATCTGGCTGGCCGGGTCAAGCAGCGCAGCTCCTACCAGCGGGAAGGGGTGGATGACTAA
- a CDS encoding MFS transporter, with protein sequence MYDVGNSALVLLSTTVTPIYFNALAAETTDAAGLVAQWGMAQTVSSLIVAMLMPILGSLADFKGNKIKFFLGFFLTGLVACFAQALPVSAAVFLGIYVVATVGLNSSMTFYDAMLIDVTDDARMDDVSSAGFAWGYIGSTIPFIACIALIFGGPALLGLPTGLCTQIAFVITGIWWLAFTIPLVRSYKQKYYKESHDVRAEVAATFANLGRTLKDIARDKRLFLFLVAFFFYIDGVHTVISMATSYGSALGIDNTHLIMALLVTQFVAFPSAIIYGKLADRFGTLTMIIVAVVAYCGIVLFAAAALRTATEFWILAILVGLFQGGIQALSRSYFGKIIPKDRSNEYFGFYDIFGRYASVMGTLLVSVITTMTGNANLGVLSIGILLVVGLVMLLIMPKGEPEHPVAAA encoded by the coding sequence ATGTACGACGTGGGAAACTCGGCCTTGGTCCTGCTGAGCACCACGGTGACGCCCATCTATTTCAACGCGCTGGCAGCAGAGACCACCGATGCCGCAGGGCTTGTGGCCCAGTGGGGCATGGCTCAGACCGTCTCTTCGCTCATCGTGGCGATGCTCATGCCTATTTTGGGCTCTCTGGCAGACTTCAAGGGCAACAAGATCAAGTTCTTCTTGGGGTTCTTCCTCACCGGTTTGGTAGCTTGCTTCGCTCAGGCATTGCCGGTGTCGGCGGCGGTGTTTCTCGGCATCTATGTAGTGGCCACCGTGGGCCTTAACTCATCGATGACCTTCTATGACGCCATGCTCATCGACGTCACCGATGATGCGCGGATGGACGACGTGTCCTCGGCAGGTTTTGCATGGGGCTACATTGGCTCCACAATCCCCTTCATCGCCTGCATCGCGCTGATCTTTGGGGGCCCAGCGCTTTTGGGGCTCCCCACGGGCCTTTGCACTCAGATCGCCTTCGTGATCACGGGCATCTGGTGGCTGGCGTTCACTATCCCCTTGGTGCGCTCCTACAAGCAGAAGTACTACAAGGAGTCCCATGACGTCCGTGCCGAGGTGGCTGCCACCTTTGCCAACCTGGGCCGCACGTTGAAAGACATCGCCCGCGACAAGCGCCTGTTCCTCTTTTTGGTGGCGTTCTTCTTCTACATCGATGGCGTGCACACCGTCATCTCCATGGCCACCAGCTATGGCAGCGCCCTGGGTATCGACAACACGCACCTCATCATGGCGTTGCTGGTGACGCAGTTTGTGGCGTTTCCCTCGGCCATCATCTACGGCAAGCTGGCCGACCGCTTTGGCACCCTCACCATGATCATCGTGGCCGTGGTGGCCTATTGCGGCATTGTGCTCTTTGCGGCTGCAGCTCTTCGCACCGCTACCGAGTTTTGGATCCTGGCCATTTTGGTGGGCCTCTTCCAGGGCGGGATCCAGGCGCTTTCTCGCTCCTATTTTGGAAAGATCATCCCCAAAGACCGCTCAAACGAGTATTTTGGCTTCTACGACATTTTTGGTCGCTATGCCAGCGTAATGGGAACCCTGTTGGTGTCGGTCATCACCACGATGACGGGCAATGCCAACTTGGGTGTGCTTTCCATCGGCATCTTGCTGGTAGTGGGCCTGGTGATGCTTCTCATCATGCCTAAGGGTGAGCCAGAGCATCCAGTGGCCGCTGCTTAA
- a CDS encoding DUF1287 domain-containing protein, protein MAAGSGEPKRRVFAVSAVAAFVLAVAAWLLWPLAFGPDPTPAQGVPESEFVEVPVDGSDHDGDGISDSQDIVASARRYTATRPRYGSAYYEGGAPTDGRGVCTDLLAAALKGAGWDLQTLIDEDIKADPEAYEVDVPDPNIDYRRVRNVAVYLERHTTSLSLDPHDATAWRAGDIAVFRDHVAVVSDVRLPDGVPYLIHHEGPLQRAFEEDILTARSDLVGHYRMQ, encoded by the coding sequence ATGGCGGCAGGGAGTGGAGAGCCGAAGCGTCGAGTGTTTGCGGTGTCGGCTGTTGCCGCATTTGTGCTTGCTGTGGCTGCCTGGCTGCTTTGGCCTCTGGCTTTTGGGCCGGATCCTACGCCGGCTCAGGGGGTGCCGGAGTCTGAGTTTGTAGAGGTGCCTGTTGACGGGTCTGACCACGATGGAGACGGGATATCGGATTCTCAGGATATTGTTGCTTCGGCTCGCAGGTATACTGCCACACGACCACGCTATGGCAGTGCCTACTATGAAGGTGGTGCGCCTACGGATGGCCGTGGTGTATGCACCGATCTTCTAGCAGCTGCACTAAAAGGGGCAGGATGGGACTTGCAAACATTGATAGATGAGGACATTAAAGCCGATCCAGAGGCTTATGAAGTAGATGTGCCAGATCCCAATATCGACTATCGTCGGGTGCGCAATGTGGCGGTGTACCTTGAGCGGCATACCACTTCGCTATCGCTGGATCCTCATGATGCGACCGCCTGGCGTGCAGGTGACATAGCGGTATTCAGGGATCATGTGGCCGTGGTCTCTGACGTAAGGCTTCCAGATGGAGTGCCGTATCTCATCCATCATGAAGGTCCTCTCCAAAGAGCTTTTGAAGAAGACATCCTCACTGCACGTTCTGACTTGGTAGGCCATTACAGGATGCAGTGA
- a CDS encoding L-lactate permease, translating into MVTIFGMFLLALLPIIVLIVALTALKWEAYAAALSALAVTLIEALFIWHMPVVNAATATAEGFAMALWPISIVIIAAVWVYNLTVHSGAMEIIKAQLMGVSSDQRVLVILIAWCFGGFLEGMAGFGSAVAIPASMLVALGLNPVTAILACLLSNGVPTMFGSIGIPTNTLASITGLDVIQLSQVQVIQVAPFVILTPFLVCIVAGGGPKALKGMVPLLLVTSLSFLGAEFVTASFIGADLAVVVGAVAALICTIGYALSQKKKPVPQEYAIDALPQGDDGEPIDATSALIAWSPFVLIFVVLLLTSPLFPGISVPLSSLSSTVNIYAGDPEATLTFKWLNTPGVLIFFCGIAGGLIQKVSFKDMVGVLGATAKQMSKTVITMLSVLAVAKLMGYSGMTSAISAFFVGTLGGLYPLIAPVLGALGTFVTGSGTSSSTLFGNVQLEAAQAIGANPYWLAAANSVGVSAGKMLAPQSIAIGSAACDCNGEDSTIFSRILPYFVLYVVLMMIWCYLGSFLFPAA; encoded by the coding sequence ATGGTTACGATTTTTGGAATGTTCCTTCTGGCGCTTCTGCCCATCATCGTGCTCATAGTGGCACTTACTGCCCTTAAATGGGAAGCCTATGCCGCAGCCTTGAGCGCGTTGGCCGTGACGCTTATAGAAGCGCTCTTCATCTGGCACATGCCGGTGGTCAATGCGGCCACCGCTACTGCCGAAGGCTTTGCCATGGCCCTCTGGCCCATTTCCATCGTCATCATTGCGGCGGTGTGGGTCTACAACCTCACTGTGCATTCGGGAGCCATGGAAATCATCAAGGCCCAACTCATGGGCGTGTCTTCTGACCAGCGCGTGTTGGTGATTCTTATCGCCTGGTGCTTTGGCGGCTTTTTGGAGGGCATGGCCGGCTTTGGCTCGGCAGTGGCTATTCCTGCATCCATGCTGGTGGCGCTGGGACTCAATCCTGTCACCGCCATTTTAGCCTGTCTGCTTTCCAATGGTGTGCCTACTATGTTTGGCTCTATTGGCATTCCCACCAATACCTTGGCTTCCATCACCGGGCTCGATGTGATTCAACTCTCCCAAGTCCAGGTGATCCAGGTGGCACCCTTTGTGATCCTCACCCCCTTCCTGGTATGCATCGTGGCCGGTGGCGGTCCCAAGGCTCTCAAGGGAATGGTGCCTCTGCTGCTGGTGACCTCCCTCTCCTTTTTAGGCGCCGAGTTTGTCACCGCCTCTTTCATCGGCGCCGACTTAGCGGTAGTGGTGGGTGCGGTGGCCGCCCTTATCTGCACCATTGGCTATGCGCTCTCCCAAAAGAAGAAGCCTGTGCCCCAGGAATACGCTATCGACGCACTCCCCCAGGGAGACGATGGCGAGCCAATCGATGCCACCAGCGCCCTTATCGCCTGGTCTCCCTTTGTGCTGATCTTTGTGGTGCTGTTGCTTACCTCGCCGCTCTTTCCTGGGATCTCGGTGCCTTTGAGCTCGCTATCCTCCACTGTGAACATTTATGCAGGCGATCCGGAAGCCACTCTCACCTTCAAGTGGCTCAACACTCCTGGCGTCCTCATCTTCTTCTGCGGAATTGCAGGCGGCTTGATTCAAAAAGTGAGTTTCAAAGACATGGTGGGCGTCCTTGGCGCCACCGCAAAGCAGATGAGCAAGACCGTGATCACTATGCTCTCTGTGCTGGCAGTGGCAAAGCTCATGGGCTATTCTGGCATGACCAGCGCCATCTCCGCCTTCTTTGTGGGCACGCTGGGTGGCCTCTATCCGCTCATCGCCCCTGTGCTGGGCGCCCTGGGCACCTTTGTCACCGGCTCCGGCACCAGCTCCTCAACCCTCTTTGGCAACGTGCAGCTGGAAGCCGCCCAAGCCATTGGCGCGAACCCCTATTGGCTGGCTGCCGCCAACTCCGTGGGCGTGTCTGCCGGCAAGATGCTCGCCCCGCAATCCATCGCCATCGGTTCTGCCGCCTGCGACTGCAACGGGGAAGACTCCACTATCTTTTCCCGCATCCTTCCCTACTTTGTTCTCTACGTGGTGCTCATGATGATCTGGTGCTATCTGGGATCGTTCCTGTTCCCTGCTGCCTAG
- a CDS encoding HdeD family acid-resistance protein — protein sequence MNQSLFKRTKASIIILGVALTLLGMGFFIAPAASALFLVYVCGWAFIFAGIGTIVGYFRHDPADRGAANIVLAVVEIVLGIFIMVWPGWSMMYLVILLGCVIFMTGVWDIFDAFSIRHIEGSRWGLWLVLGILTVFCGILTFITPFSMAEAIMLVGGICLIFDGVTEICLGIAL from the coding sequence ATGAATCAGTCGCTTTTCAAGCGCACTAAAGCGTCCATCATTATTTTGGGCGTGGCTCTCACCCTGTTGGGCATGGGCTTTTTTATTGCTCCGGCCGCCTCGGCTCTCTTCCTCGTCTACGTATGTGGGTGGGCGTTCATCTTCGCCGGCATCGGCACCATTGTGGGCTATTTCCGTCATGACCCTGCCGATCGCGGCGCTGCCAACATCGTCCTTGCCGTGGTCGAGATCGTGTTGGGCATCTTCATCATGGTTTGGCCCGGCTGGTCCATGATGTACCTGGTCATCCTTCTGGGCTGCGTCATCTTCATGACCGGCGTGTGGGATATCTTCGACGCCTTCAGCATCCGTCACATCGAGGGTTCTCGCTGGGGCCTCTGGCTGGTGCTTGGCATCCTTACCGTCTTTTGCGGCATCCTCACCTTCATCACCCCGTTCTCCATGGCCGAGGCCATCATGCTCGTTGGCGGCATCTGCCTGATCTTCGACGGCGTCACCGAGATCTGCCTGGGCATCGCCCTTTAA
- a CDS encoding ABC transporter substrate-binding protein: MKSIETLGVTLVAGVLALTLGACGSQPAATPEAEASQAHSGSYKIGVIQLTEHPALDAANEGFVAALNDSGLDYTIDQQNAQGDQSACQTIASKLVNDHDDLILAIATPAAQAVAGSTTDIPIVGTAITDFAEAGLVESNDAPGGNLTGSSDLNPVDEQIDLLKQLVPDAKTVGILFCSAEANSEIQARMAEEACKKAGLATERYTVSSSNEIQQVVESMAGKVDAVYAPTDNVIAAGIATVSMVASENDLPVICGEENMVTGGGLATYSLNYYDLGYRAGEMAVKILKGEAKPADMPIEYLSGDDLKLVVNEETAKTLGIDVSGLQS; this comes from the coding sequence ATGAAATCCATCGAGACCCTTGGCGTCACCTTAGTGGCTGGCGTCTTGGCACTCACCTTGGGTGCCTGCGGCTCGCAGCCTGCCGCCACTCCTGAAGCAGAGGCTTCTCAAGCCCATAGCGGCTCTTACAAGATTGGTGTTATCCAGCTTACCGAGCACCCGGCATTGGACGCTGCCAATGAGGGCTTTGTGGCCGCGCTGAACGACTCTGGCTTGGACTACACCATCGACCAGCAAAATGCTCAGGGCGACCAGTCTGCCTGCCAGACTATCGCCTCCAAGCTGGTAAACGACCACGACGATCTCATCCTGGCCATCGCCACCCCCGCTGCCCAGGCAGTGGCCGGCTCTACCACCGATATCCCCATTGTGGGCACAGCCATCACCGACTTTGCCGAGGCCGGCCTGGTAGAGTCCAACGATGCCCCCGGCGGCAACCTCACCGGCTCCAGCGATCTCAATCCTGTCGACGAGCAGATCGACCTGCTCAAACAGCTGGTCCCTGATGCCAAGACCGTGGGTATCCTCTTCTGCTCTGCTGAGGCTAACTCCGAGATCCAGGCTCGCATGGCAGAGGAGGCCTGCAAGAAGGCCGGCCTGGCCACCGAGCGCTACACCGTCTCCAGCTCCAACGAGATCCAGCAGGTAGTAGAGTCCATGGCCGGCAAGGTGGACGCCGTCTACGCTCCCACCGACAACGTCATTGCCGCAGGCATCGCCACCGTCTCCATGGTAGCCAGCGAGAACGACCTGCCGGTGATCTGCGGCGAGGAGAACATGGTGACCGGCGGCGGTCTTGCTACCTACAGCCTCAACTACTACGACCTGGGTTACCGTGCCGGCGAGATGGCAGTGAAGATCCTCAAGGGCGAAGCCAAGCCGGCCGACATGCCCATCGAGTACCTCTCCGGCGACGATCTCAAGCTGGTCGTGAATGAGGAGACCGCCAAGACCTTGGGCATCGACGTCTCTGGCCTTCAGAGCTAA
- a CDS encoding glutamine synthetase III family protein — protein sequence MASKVSQEYGTLVFNDAVMRERLPRPTYKELEKVIKEGRRLDLDIANEVAHAMKEWALEQGATHYAHWFQPLTGITSEKHDSFLAPQKDGTALMTFSGKELVQGEPDASSFPNGGLRATFEARGYTAWDPTSPAFIKDEVLCIPTAFIAYTGEALDKKTPFLRSTVALNDQAKRVLALFGKHPKSVECTVGPEQEYFLIQEKDFASRPDLIMCGRTLFGCEPVKGQELEEHYFGAIRPTVNEYMKELDDELWKLGIPATTKHNEVAPCQHELAPVFERASMAIDHNLLTMEKMKVIASHHGLTCLQHEKPFDYVNGSGKHDNWSIAADGKNLLDPSDTPEENLQFLVFLTAVIAAVDKHQDLMRCSVASAGNDHRLGANEAPPAIISIFLGDDLAGVVNALINGESYTSHGHEIFDVGVPQLADVVLDTTDRNRTSPFAFTGNKFEFRMCGSQQNLSDPNMVLNTAVAEMLDEFATLMEQVPEEEFASSALAWIKDTLTAHQRIIFNGNGYSEEWPKEAEKRGLLNLRTTADALPAITKPENLAFFSKYGVLDEAESTARYVAKAEQYAKLLNIEANTMVYMVRHYYLPALYDYSGDLAQTVATKEAIGIQSPAERELLAELTDGITLITQLADSLEVKNKEAQAIKDPGLLDDAYRDVVIPAMEALRAPVDAMEQVVGHEYWPFPSYNRMLFYV from the coding sequence ATGGCATCTAAGGTGAGTCAAGAATACGGGACCTTGGTGTTTAACGACGCCGTCATGCGTGAGCGTTTGCCCAGGCCCACGTATAAAGAACTGGAGAAGGTAATCAAAGAGGGTCGCCGCCTCGATCTGGACATCGCCAACGAGGTGGCCCATGCCATGAAAGAGTGGGCTTTGGAGCAGGGTGCGACCCACTATGCCCACTGGTTCCAACCCCTTACAGGCATCACCTCAGAGAAACACGACTCCTTCCTGGCCCCCCAAAAAGACGGCACTGCGCTCATGACCTTCTCGGGCAAAGAGCTGGTCCAGGGCGAGCCTGATGCCTCCAGCTTCCCCAACGGCGGTCTTCGCGCCACCTTCGAGGCTCGCGGCTACACCGCATGGGACCCCACAAGCCCCGCCTTCATTAAAGACGAGGTTCTGTGCATTCCCACCGCCTTTATCGCCTACACAGGTGAGGCGCTGGACAAAAAGACCCCCTTCCTGCGCTCCACGGTGGCCTTGAACGACCAGGCTAAGCGTGTGTTGGCGCTCTTTGGCAAGCATCCCAAGTCCGTCGAGTGCACCGTAGGCCCTGAGCAGGAGTACTTCCTCATTCAGGAGAAGGACTTCGCCTCTCGTCCCGACCTCATCATGTGCGGCCGCACGCTCTTTGGCTGCGAGCCGGTGAAGGGCCAGGAGCTCGAGGAGCACTACTTCGGCGCCATCCGCCCCACGGTCAATGAGTACATGAAAGAGCTGGATGACGAGCTCTGGAAGCTGGGCATTCCTGCAACCACCAAGCACAACGAGGTGGCTCCCTGCCAACATGAGCTGGCGCCGGTGTTCGAGCGCGCCTCCATGGCCATCGACCACAACCTGCTCACCATGGAGAAGATGAAGGTCATCGCCAGCCACCACGGCCTCACCTGCCTACAGCACGAGAAGCCCTTTGACTACGTGAACGGCTCTGGCAAGCATGACAACTGGTCCATCGCCGCAGACGGCAAAAACCTGCTGGACCCCTCGGACACCCCTGAGGAGAACCTTCAGTTCCTGGTCTTTTTGACCGCCGTCATCGCTGCGGTGGACAAGCACCAGGACCTCATGCGCTGCTCGGTGGCTTCTGCGGGCAACGACCACCGTCTGGGCGCCAACGAGGCTCCTCCCGCCATCATCTCCATCTTCCTAGGCGACGATCTGGCCGGCGTGGTGAACGCCCTTATCAACGGCGAGTCCTATACGAGCCACGGCCATGAGATCTTTGATGTTGGTGTGCCGCAACTGGCAGACGTGGTGCTCGATACTACCGACCGCAACCGCACCTCCCCCTTCGCCTTCACTGGCAACAAGTTCGAGTTCCGCATGTGCGGCTCCCAGCAAAACCTCTCCGACCCCAACATGGTGCTCAATACCGCCGTGGCCGAGATGCTCGATGAGTTTGCCACCCTCATGGAGCAAGTGCCTGAGGAGGAGTTTGCCAGCAGCGCCTTGGCCTGGATCAAAGACACCCTCACCGCCCACCAGCGCATCATCTTCAACGGCAACGGCTACTCTGAGGAATGGCCCAAAGAAGCCGAGAAACGCGGCCTCCTCAACCTGCGTACCACTGCAGACGCCCTGCCTGCCATCACCAAGCCTGAAAACCTGGCTTTCTTTAGCAAGTACGGCGTGCTCGACGAGGCAGAGTCCACGGCCCGCTATGTTGCCAAGGCCGAGCAGTATGCCAAGCTCTTGAACATCGAGGCAAACACCATGGTCTACATGGTGCGCCACTACTACCTGCCCGCCCTCTATGACTACTCCGGCGACCTGGCTCAGACGGTGGCCACCAAGGAAGCCATTGGAATCCAGTCCCCGGCAGAGCGCGAGCTTTTGGCTGAGCTTACCGATGGCATCACCCTCATCACCCAGCTGGCCGACAGCCTGGAGGTCAAGAACAAGGAGGCTCAGGCCATCAAGGATCCCGGCCTTTTGGACGACGCTTATCGCGACGTGGTTATCCCTGCCATGGAAGCCCTGCGCGCTCCTGTGGACGCCATGGAGCAAGTGGTAGGTCATGAGTATTGGCCCTTCCCCAGCTACAACCGCATGCTCTTCTACGTCTAA
- a CDS encoding manganese efflux pump MntP gives MNVSAMLVLGIALAMDAFAVTISNSIAFASEPRRRLVMMPVLFGLFQGLMPLLGYFLGGVCGDLIETYSGIVALIILGIIGGNMVREGVAALRVGEPEESKPASEHLSVTQLLFEAVATAIDAFAVGVSLRAMGANIWISSLVIALSTFGVCIVGLALGKRVGSAMGDKAEILGGIVLICIGLKACVFPG, from the coding sequence ATGAATGTGTCGGCCATGCTGGTATTGGGCATCGCGCTTGCTATGGATGCCTTTGCAGTGACCATCTCCAACTCCATTGCTTTTGCAAGCGAGCCCAGGCGGCGCCTCGTTATGATGCCCGTGCTCTTTGGCCTCTTCCAGGGGCTCATGCCATTGCTGGGCTACTTCTTGGGCGGCGTCTGCGGCGATCTCATCGAGACCTACTCGGGCATTGTGGCCCTTATCATCCTTGGCATCATCGGCGGTAACATGGTGCGCGAAGGGGTTGCAGCGCTCAGAGTGGGCGAGCCTGAGGAGTCGAAGCCTGCCAGCGAGCACTTAAGCGTGACCCAGCTGCTCTTCGAGGCAGTGGCTACCGCCATCGACGCGTTTGCAGTGGGCGTGTCGCTGCGTGCCATGGGTGCCAACATCTGGATCTCCTCGTTGGTCATTGCCCTCTCTACCTTTGGCGTGTGCATTGTCGGACTTGCGCTGGGCAAGCGCGTAGGCTCTGCCATGGGCGACAAGGCCGAGATCCTAGGTGGAATCGTGCTTATTTGCATTGGCCTTAAAGCCTGCGTTTTCCCGGGCTAG